DNA from Triticum aestivum cultivar Chinese Spring chromosome 7D, IWGSC CS RefSeq v2.1, whole genome shotgun sequence:
CCGTTCTACATGGGCTTAATCTGCATTGCAATTTCTAACCATGTCGCACCCGCATCGCCTTATTCTTTTTACCTGTTTTCATTTCAGGTGCTAAGCTACTTCACAGTCGATAGTCCCATCGTTTTCCGTCTTTCCATGAGTAGGAGGATGAAGGATGTCCTTGAAAAGATAGATGAGCTGGTTGTGGAGATGAACAATTTTCACTTCCTTACGCATACCGAGACACCAAGCATTGAACACCCGCAAACACACTCTCGTGTTGATGAATCAGAGATTGTCAGCAAACTAGATGAGAAGGAACAGGTGGTGAAGATATTGCTCGAGAACCAATGTGACAACAATAATGTCATGGTGCTCCCAATAGTTGGCATGGGGGGATTGGCAAGACCACCCTTGCTCAACTTGTGCACAATGATCAGAGAGTGATGCATCATTTTGAGTTGGTCATATGGATCTATGTCTCTGACCAGTTCGTCGTTGAAGAAATAATTTGATCTATTATAGAAATGGCCACGATGAAGAAGTGTGAATTGACTAAGATGGAGGCACTGCAAAAGGAACTTAGCCAAGTGTTGGGCAAGAAAAGGTACCTCCTAGTTCTGGACGATGTTTGGAATGAAGATAGACAAAAGTGGGATGATCTGAGATCATTACTATGCTCAGATGCTGGCTCAGGTAGTGCTATAATTGTGACAAGCCGCGGCAATCAAGTTGCTTCTGTCATGGGAACAATTCGTTCACATCAGATATCACTTCTGAATGAGGATCAATCATGGGAGCTTTTCCACAGGAATGCATTTGTAGGGGAAGTGGAAAAGCAAGATGAATTGATTTTAATGGCTAGGAATATTGTCCAGAAGTGTAAGGGGTTGCCTCTTGCTATCAAGACCATTGCAGCTTTACTTCGTATGGAGCATCATAATGAGTGGTTTCCTGTTCTGGATAGTGATGTCTGGAAGAATGAGATCCTCAGAACTGGGTGTATACCTGCATTACAGCTAAGCTACGATCACTTGTCACCCGAAGCAAAAATATGTTTTTCCTTCTGTGCTATTTTCCCGAAGGGTAGCATGCTCGATAAAGACATGGTGATCCACTTATGGCTTACCAATGACTTCATTGCATCAGAAACAAGGGGCCAACAAATTTTTGAAGTCTTGGTTTGGAGATGTTTCCTCCAAGATGTGAAAACTCAAGAGAATCTGCTCTCCGTATTTCGAGATGAGTACATTCACAGACCAACTACATGCAAGATGCATGATCTCATGCATGATCTTGCTGAGTCCGTAAGCGGAAATGATTGCACAGTTCTTCAAAAGGACTCACCTAATGAAATTATGCAAGGATCCACACATGCTAGTTTATTACTACGTGATGTTCGACATTTGTCACTTGTTTCTATCAATAATACTAGAGCAGCCATGAAGGATATTATAGCTCCCCGCACAATAATATTCCAAAGGGAGTGGTTTGGAACTCCTCTGATTAACAGAGTCAAAATTCATGTCCTTACGAGCATTGAAGGTCTTCGCTATCTAGATTGTTCTTATTCTCTTATAGATGCACTGCCAAAAGCCACTTCCATGTTGTATAGCTTGCAAACTCTAAAGCTCATTGGTTGTGAAAATCTCAAGAAATTACCGGAAGGGATGAGATGCATGAGCAGTCTTCGGCACGTCTTCCTCATTG
Protein-coding regions in this window:
- the LOC123169761 gene encoding putative disease resistance protein RGA3 — protein: MPDHYKNREKMEVIPYASAIGSTMYAMLCIRPDVCLAISLARRYQSNPGVDHWTAVKNILKYLKRTKDMFLVYGGDKELVVNGYVDASFDTDPDDSKSQAGYVFILNGRASLWDVTELNVCRSRRCRTFGTRIGRIVKTYDYINRVVITLPLSVYEDIALMKSFASELAAAGRLIDDDELKEYILACLDGEYNSVVASISAVPTTTLADVCAQLMAYDYRQQMLAESDQTVGADTSNPTHGRNPQRDGHGRGRVRGRIPSPRQDITCQICKKYGYQQVIVGRGILTMVMMMTLTRMTRMIQEWIQTGMGILWSGYKLNLLIHCKGTSELQEQKKRGSQGGRRAGGRAAAGVGLHAAHRKLERHLAAVQHILLDAEAKSRTNPAVREWVSDLKTAAYQADDVLDNFRYEALRRRAQTRCSMPTTRKVLSYFTVDSPIVFRLSMSRRMKDVLEKIDELVVEMNNFHFLTHTETPSIEHPQTHSRVDESEIVSKLDEKEQVVKILLENQCDNNNVMKCELTKMEALQKELSQVLGKKRYLLVLDDVWNEDRQKWDDLRSLLCSDAGSGSAIIVTSRGNQVASVMGTIRSHQISLLNEDQSWELFHRNAFVGEVEKQDELILMARNIVQKCKGLPLAIKTIAALLRMEHHNEWFPVLDSDVWKNEILRTGCIPALQLSYDHLSPEAKICFSFCAIFPKGSMLDKDMVIHLWLTNDFIASETRGQQIFEVLVWRCFLQDVKTQENLLSVFRDEYIHRPTTCKMHDLMHDLAESVSGNDCTVLQKDSPNEIMQGSTHASLLLRDVRHLSLVSINNTRAAMKDIIAPRTIIFQREWFGTPLINRVKIHVLTSIEGLRYLDCSYSLIDALPKATSMLYSLQTLKLIGCENLKKLPEGMRCMSSLRHVFLIGCYYLKHMPKGIVKEICPRGNNKVIIYFLIS